The following DNA comes from Anaerostipes rhamnosivorans.
GCCCCTACGATTCTTCTGGTAAAGGGACCGGAAATCCTCAATTATCTTGTGGATCATGGAATAAAGATCGACGAGATCGACGTGGGTGGAATGGGAGCAAAAGAAGGAAGAAGCGTGCTGTATAAAAATATTTCCACAAACCCGGATGAGAACAAAAACTTTATGGAACTGATCGAAAAAGGGGTCAACGTTTTTGTGCAGGTGATGCCTCAGGATAAGCAGGTCAGCATTGCAGAGTATATAAAAAAATAAAGGAGGTTTTACGATGAATACGGAGAGATTAGATGACAAGGTAACCGTGATCACCGGCGGCGGAAGCGGAATGGGAGCTGCCATGGCAAAAGAGTTTGCAAAGAGAGGTGCAAAGGTTGCAATCTTTGATCTGAATGAAGAAAAATCCCAGAAGGTCGTTGACGAGATCCAGGCATTTGGAGGGACGGCGTCTTTTTACAAGACTGATGTGACCGTGAAGGCACAAATTGATGAAAACACATGCAAAGTCTCAGAGGAATATGGTAGAATCAATTCATGGATCAACTCCGCAGGATTTTCAAAGATGGCTCCGTTTCTGGACAGCAGCGAGGAGCTTTGGGACCTGACGATCAATGTCAATTTGAAGGCAACCTTTTTATGCTGCCAGGCAGCAGTCAGGGAGATGCTTGGCCACGGCGGGACGATCATCAATATGTCCTCATTGTCCGGAAAGAAGCCAAGCTCCTGGCAGACGATTTACTGTGCAAGCAAATACGGAGTGCAGGGACTGTCCCAGTCCATCGCGAAAGAGTTCGCGGACGAGGGGATCCGGGTGAATACCATTTGTCCGGGGATTGTGCCTACTGAAATGTGGGAAAAATTAAAGTACGAATATGCGAAAAAACGTGATCTTGATCCGGAAGAGGTACTTCCGTATTTCAAGAAGAATATTCCGATGCACAAGCTGGTGGATCTGAAAAATGTCACAGATGCGGCGATCTTCTTAACTACGGACAGTTCCAGCTATCTGACCGGACAGTCCATCAACCTGGTCGGAGGAGAGTTGATGGAATAATTTTAGAAATATAGTTGCAGAGAGGTGTAAGCGATGAAACATGAATTGGATTTCAGCGGCAGGGAACAGCTTTACTATCAGATTTATGATTTTATGTATCAGGATATTGTAAGCGGGAAGTATCAGATCGGAGACCTGATACCTGCGGAAAGTGAAATGATGGCCAGCTACAAGGTCAGCCGGGCCACGGTCCGCAAGGCTATGGACATGCTGGCAGACGAAGGGTTGATCGAGAAGAAGCGTGGACACGGCACCTATGTGAAAAGCCTGAAGGCAAAAAGTGATAACCAGAAGATTGTCAATTTTTTAAGAGAGCACCGGGAAGAAACAAGAGTTGCCTCCAAAAAGGTTCTAAATCAGACCGTTATAGAGGCGGACAGTGAAGTTGCAGAGAATCTTCATTTAGAAGAAAAGGCAAAGGTGATTAAGCTGGAGAGAATCCGGTATGCTGACGACAAACCTATGTACATTGAGATCAATTATTTAGACCACCAGTGGGTTCCTGAAGCTATGGAGAGGGATTTCTCCAAGGAATCCCTGAGAGTCTATTATGTGAACCACTGCCATATCAAGCTTGCTAAAGCTGAGGAAAAGATCTATTCAATCCTGGCAGACGAGCGGACGGCCAGGCTGTTAAAGATCGAAGAAGGGGCACCGCTCATTTATGTGAAACGTATCTCGTTTGACGAAGAAAACATTCCAAGAGAATATGTAGAAGCTTATTACCGGGCAGATACCTACTATCTGACAGTTGAATTGGCACTATAAAGACAGACTGTCGTTTTAAAACGGCAGTCTGCTTATTTAGGAGATGTTTATGAAAAAGACGATCATTCTTCTTGCCGGATATCCGGCAACAGGGAAGACATATTTGTGTAATCAGATCCTTGGCAGACACAGCGGTTTTATTGTTGTGTCCCAGGATGAGATCAAGGAGGAGCTGTGGGACCGTTGGGGTTTTGACAGCCTGGAAGAGAAAACGGCATTGGAAGAAAGAGGATGGAAGATTTATTATGAAACATTAGGGGCTGGGATGCGTAAGGGGCAGATAATCATTTCTGACTATCCGTTCAGTGAGAAGCAGAAAGGGAGGCTTGAGGAA
Coding sequences within:
- a CDS encoding PTS sugar transporter subunit IIB, which gives rise to MENLVLTRIDDRLIHGQVMTAWIKQKNAVQVIVADDEVAEDDFMINVLEMAVPDEIAIGIFNRQDAAEFMSQGLDAPTILLVKGPEILNYLVDHGIKIDEIDVGGMGAKEGRSVLYKNISTNPDENKNFMELIEKGVNVFVQVMPQDKQVSIAEYIKK
- a CDS encoding GntR family transcriptional regulator, which produces MKHELDFSGREQLYYQIYDFMYQDIVSGKYQIGDLIPAESEMMASYKVSRATVRKAMDMLADEGLIEKKRGHGTYVKSLKAKSDNQKIVNFLREHREETRVASKKVLNQTVIEADSEVAENLHLEEKAKVIKLERIRYADDKPMYIEINYLDHQWVPEAMERDFSKESLRVYYVNHCHIKLAKAEEKIYSILADERTARLLKIEEGAPLIYVKRISFDEENIPREYVEAYYRADTYYLTVELAL
- a CDS encoding SDR family NAD(P)-dependent oxidoreductase; translated protein: MNTERLDDKVTVITGGGSGMGAAMAKEFAKRGAKVAIFDLNEEKSQKVVDEIQAFGGTASFYKTDVTVKAQIDENTCKVSEEYGRINSWINSAGFSKMAPFLDSSEELWDLTINVNLKATFLCCQAAVREMLGHGGTIINMSSLSGKKPSSWQTIYCASKYGVQGLSQSIAKEFADEGIRVNTICPGIVPTEMWEKLKYEYAKKRDLDPEEVLPYFKKNIPMHKLVDLKNVTDAAIFLTTDSSSYLTGQSINLVGGELME